One Triticum dicoccoides isolate Atlit2015 ecotype Zavitan chromosome 5B, WEW_v2.0, whole genome shotgun sequence genomic window carries:
- the LOC119308189 gene encoding WD repeat-containing protein 48-like isoform X1, translating into MHRVGSAGNTAGSSRPRKEKRFTYVLNDADNKKHCAGINCLSYLNASASGTSDYLFTGSRDGTLKRWEYQNGDANFSATFESHVDWVNDAIIVGQNLVSCSSDTTLKVWNCLADGACTKTLRQHSDYVICLAAAEKNNNIVASGGLGGEVFIWDLDAAIAPIAKSVDAKEDEVPNGSSGPALSTLCNVNSSGNIVSTNGKSHGYSPIAAKGHKDSVYALDMNDTGTLLVSGGTEKVVRVWDPRTGSKNMKLRGHTDNIRALLIDSTGRYCLSGSSDSMIRLWDLGQQRCVHSYAVHTDSVWALASTPSFGHVYSGGRDQSVYLTDLSTRESVLLCTNEHPILQLSLQDDTIWVATTDSSVYGWPAEGQTPQKVFQKGGSFLAGNLSFSRARASLEGSAPVPVYKEPSFTIPGVPAIVQHEIMNNRRHVLTKDTVGSVKLWEITRGAVIEDFGKVSFDDKKKELFEMVSIPAWFTMDARLGCLSVHLDIPQCFSAEIYAVDLNVTGAQEDLKINLAHETLRGLLVHWSKRRPKPGPHSLSNGDSSIGKDVSLKNLPHSRSDVDDGSENHANNVLPSFEFSTVSPPSIITESSSGGPWRKRITDLDGTEDDLPWWCVDCAENGRFPKENTKCGFYLHPAEGSPAPNITQGKLSAPRILRVLKVANYVVEKLVLEKPLDGSPDSTFAMGLTSGTSALDSSSRLGLKPWQKLKPSVEILCNNQQVLSPEMSLATVRTYIWKKPEDLILNYRVVQSR; encoded by the exons ATGCATCGTGTCGGGAGTGCTGGAAACACGGCCGGTTCAAGTCGACCGAGAAAGGAGAAGCGCTTCACATATGTGCTCAATGATGCTGATAATAAAAAG CATTGTGCTGGAATCAACTGCTTATCGTACCTGAATGCttctgcttctggtacaagtgattaTCTTTTTACTGGGAGTCGCGATGGTACCTTGAAGAGATGGGAATACCAAAATGGGGATGCAAACTTTTCAGCAACCTTTGAGTCACATGTTGATTGG gttaacGATGCCATTATTGTTGGCCAAAATCTTGTTTCCTGTTCCTCAGACACCACATTAAAG GTGTGGAATTGCTTAGCAGATGGTGCTTGTACCAAGACGCTCCGCCAGCATTCTGATTATGTGATATGTCTTGCTGCGGCTGAAAAGAAT AACAATATTGTAGCCTCTGGTGGCCTTGGTGGTGAGGTCTTCATATGGGATCTTGATGCTGCTATTGCACCTATAGCCAAATCTGTAGATGCAAAAGAGGATGAGGTTCCTAACGGAAGCTCTGGACCTGCTTTGTCAACCTTGTGCAATGTAAATTCTAGTGGCAACATTGTTTCTACCAATGGAAAATCACATGGGTACAGTCCAATTGCTGCCAAAGGTCATAAGGATTCAGTTTATGCATTGGATATGAATGATACAGGGACATTGCTTGTCTCTGGTGGTACTGAAAAG GTTGTTCGTGTTTGGGATCCCAGGACAGGTTCTAAGAACATGAAATTGAGAGGGCACACTGACAATATCAGGGCTTTGCTTATTGATTCCACTGGAAG GTATTGTCTATCAGGCTCATCTGACTCAATGATAAG ACTATGGGATCTAGGACAGCAACGCTGTGTGCATTCTTATGCCGTTCACACTGATTCCGTTTGGGCGCTCGCAAGCACCCCTTCATTTGGTCATGTTTATAGTGGTGGAAGAGATCAGTCC GTGTACCTGACAGACCTCTCCACACGAGAGAGTGTTTTACTATGCACAAATGAACACCCAATCCTACAGTTGTCCTTGCAAGATGATACAATATGGGTTGCAACAACTGATTCTTCTGTTTATGGATGGCCAGCTGAAGGGCAAACCCCACAAAAGGTTTTTCAAAAGGGCGGCTCATTCTTAGCTGGGAATTTGTCATTCTCAAGAGCAAGAGCTTCTTTAGAAGGATCAGCACCT GTGCCTGTATACAAAGAGCCATCTTTCACTATTCCTGGAGTTCCAGCTATAGTTCAACATGAGATCATGAATAATAGAAGGCATGTCCTGACAAAG GATACTGTTGGTTCTGTCAAATTATGGGAGATTACTCGAGGAGCTGTTATCGAAGATTTTGGCAAG GTTTCGTTTGATGATAAGAAAAAGGAGTTATTTGAGATG GTTAGCATACCTGCATGGTTCACCATGGACGCTCGATTGGGGTGCCTGTCTGTTCACCTGGATATTCCACAATGCTTTTCCGCAGAAATATATGCGGTTGATTTGAATGTTACTGGAGCACAGGAAGATCTTAAG ATTAATTTGGCTCATGAGACTCTTCGTGGTTTGTTAGTTCATTGGAGTAAACGAAGGCCGAAACCAGGCCCACACAGCTTGTCCAATGGTGATTCTTCAATAGGGAAAGATGTATCATTGAAAAATTTGCCACATTCAAGATCTGACGTCGACGATGGAAGCGAAAACCATGCAAATAATGTGCTTCCctcgtttgagttctccacggtttcGCCTCCATCAATTATCACGGaaagttctagtggagggccttggAGAAAGAGAATTACCGATTTGGATGGAACCGAGGATGATTTGCCATGGTGGTGCGTGGACTGTGCTGAGAACGGCCGATTTCCAAAAGAGAACACAAA GTGCGGCTTTTATTTGCATCCGGCCGAAGGCTCACCTGCACCAAACATAACGCAAGGGAAACTCAGCGCCCCACGGATATTGCGAGTTCTCAAA GTTGCTAACTATGTTGTTGAGAAGCTTGTTCTTGAGAAACCATTGGATGGAAGTCCGGACAGCACATTTGCCATGGGTTTGACCTCTGGCACATCAGCCCTAGATAGTTCTTCACGGCTTGGACTAAAGCCATGGCAAAAACTGAAACCTTCTGTTGAGATATTGTGCAACAACCAG CAGGTTCTGTCACCTGAGATGAGTTTGGCGACAGTGCGGACATATATTTGGAAGAAGCCGGAGGATTTGATTCTTAATTACAGAGTGGTCCAATCAAGATAA
- the LOC119308189 gene encoding WD repeat-containing protein 48-like isoform X2, producing MHRVGSAGNTAGSSRPRKEKRFTYVLNDADNKKHCAGINCLSYLNASASGTSDYLFTGSRDGTLKRWEYQNGDANFSATFESHVDWVNDAIIVGQNLVSCSSDTTLKVWNCLADGACTKTLRQHSDYVICLAAAEKNNNIVASGGLGGEVFIWDLDAAIAPIAKSVDAKEDEVPNGSSGPALSTLCNVNSSGNIVSTNGKSHGYSPIAAKGHKDSVYALDMNDTGTLLVSGGTEKVVRVWDPRTGSKNMKLRGHTDNIRALLIDSTGRYCLSGSSDSMIRLWDLGQQRCVHSYAVHTDSVWALASTPSFGHVYSGGRDQSVYLTDLSTRESVLLCTNEHPILQLSLQDDTIWVATTDSSVYGWPAEGQTPQKVFQKGGSFLAGNLSFSRARASLEGSAPVPVYKEPSFTIPGVPAIVQHEIMNNRRHVLTKDTVGSVKLWEITRGAVIEDFGKVSFDDKKKELFEMVSIPAWFTMDARLGCLSVHLDIPQCFSAEIYAVDLNVTGAQEDLKINLAHETLRGLLVHWSKRRPKPGPHSLSNGDSSIGKDVSLKNLPHSRSDVDDGSENHANNVLPSFEFSTVSPPSIITESSSGGPWRKRITDLDGTEDDLPWWCVDCAENGRFPKENTKCGFYLHPAEGSPAPNITQGKLSAPRILRVLKVANYVVEKLVLEKPLDGSPDSTFAMGLTSGTSALDSSSRLGLKPWQKLKPSVEILCNNQVLSPEMSLATVRTYIWKKPEDLILNYRVVQSR from the exons ATGCATCGTGTCGGGAGTGCTGGAAACACGGCCGGTTCAAGTCGACCGAGAAAGGAGAAGCGCTTCACATATGTGCTCAATGATGCTGATAATAAAAAG CATTGTGCTGGAATCAACTGCTTATCGTACCTGAATGCttctgcttctggtacaagtgattaTCTTTTTACTGGGAGTCGCGATGGTACCTTGAAGAGATGGGAATACCAAAATGGGGATGCAAACTTTTCAGCAACCTTTGAGTCACATGTTGATTGG gttaacGATGCCATTATTGTTGGCCAAAATCTTGTTTCCTGTTCCTCAGACACCACATTAAAG GTGTGGAATTGCTTAGCAGATGGTGCTTGTACCAAGACGCTCCGCCAGCATTCTGATTATGTGATATGTCTTGCTGCGGCTGAAAAGAAT AACAATATTGTAGCCTCTGGTGGCCTTGGTGGTGAGGTCTTCATATGGGATCTTGATGCTGCTATTGCACCTATAGCCAAATCTGTAGATGCAAAAGAGGATGAGGTTCCTAACGGAAGCTCTGGACCTGCTTTGTCAACCTTGTGCAATGTAAATTCTAGTGGCAACATTGTTTCTACCAATGGAAAATCACATGGGTACAGTCCAATTGCTGCCAAAGGTCATAAGGATTCAGTTTATGCATTGGATATGAATGATACAGGGACATTGCTTGTCTCTGGTGGTACTGAAAAG GTTGTTCGTGTTTGGGATCCCAGGACAGGTTCTAAGAACATGAAATTGAGAGGGCACACTGACAATATCAGGGCTTTGCTTATTGATTCCACTGGAAG GTATTGTCTATCAGGCTCATCTGACTCAATGATAAG ACTATGGGATCTAGGACAGCAACGCTGTGTGCATTCTTATGCCGTTCACACTGATTCCGTTTGGGCGCTCGCAAGCACCCCTTCATTTGGTCATGTTTATAGTGGTGGAAGAGATCAGTCC GTGTACCTGACAGACCTCTCCACACGAGAGAGTGTTTTACTATGCACAAATGAACACCCAATCCTACAGTTGTCCTTGCAAGATGATACAATATGGGTTGCAACAACTGATTCTTCTGTTTATGGATGGCCAGCTGAAGGGCAAACCCCACAAAAGGTTTTTCAAAAGGGCGGCTCATTCTTAGCTGGGAATTTGTCATTCTCAAGAGCAAGAGCTTCTTTAGAAGGATCAGCACCT GTGCCTGTATACAAAGAGCCATCTTTCACTATTCCTGGAGTTCCAGCTATAGTTCAACATGAGATCATGAATAATAGAAGGCATGTCCTGACAAAG GATACTGTTGGTTCTGTCAAATTATGGGAGATTACTCGAGGAGCTGTTATCGAAGATTTTGGCAAG GTTTCGTTTGATGATAAGAAAAAGGAGTTATTTGAGATG GTTAGCATACCTGCATGGTTCACCATGGACGCTCGATTGGGGTGCCTGTCTGTTCACCTGGATATTCCACAATGCTTTTCCGCAGAAATATATGCGGTTGATTTGAATGTTACTGGAGCACAGGAAGATCTTAAG ATTAATTTGGCTCATGAGACTCTTCGTGGTTTGTTAGTTCATTGGAGTAAACGAAGGCCGAAACCAGGCCCACACAGCTTGTCCAATGGTGATTCTTCAATAGGGAAAGATGTATCATTGAAAAATTTGCCACATTCAAGATCTGACGTCGACGATGGAAGCGAAAACCATGCAAATAATGTGCTTCCctcgtttgagttctccacggtttcGCCTCCATCAATTATCACGGaaagttctagtggagggccttggAGAAAGAGAATTACCGATTTGGATGGAACCGAGGATGATTTGCCATGGTGGTGCGTGGACTGTGCTGAGAACGGCCGATTTCCAAAAGAGAACACAAA GTGCGGCTTTTATTTGCATCCGGCCGAAGGCTCACCTGCACCAAACATAACGCAAGGGAAACTCAGCGCCCCACGGATATTGCGAGTTCTCAAA GTTGCTAACTATGTTGTTGAGAAGCTTGTTCTTGAGAAACCATTGGATGGAAGTCCGGACAGCACATTTGCCATGGGTTTGACCTCTGGCACATCAGCCCTAGATAGTTCTTCACGGCTTGGACTAAAGCCATGGCAAAAACTGAAACCTTCTGTTGAGATATTGTGCAACAACCAG GTTCTGTCACCTGAGATGAGTTTGGCGACAGTGCGGACATATATTTGGAAGAAGCCGGAGGATTTGATTCTTAATTACAGAGTGGTCCAATCAAGATAA